One window of Acropora palmata chromosome 1, jaAcrPala1.3, whole genome shotgun sequence genomic DNA carries:
- the LOC141885981 gene encoding ras-related protein ORAB-1-like — MNPDYDYLFKLLLIGDSGVGKSCLLIRFADDTFTDSFISTIGVDFKIRTINVGGKVVKLQIWDTAGQERFRALTTAYYRSAHGIIMVYDVNEKETYLHIDQWLEEVDRYACDGVNKLLVGNKCDLLGKRQVEYSVAKAFAERLHISFIETSAKDRTNVDSVFYTMGEELREKLGSPLAPPDGQEETLNLKDSSPVKLSYWPKCCSLS; from the coding sequence atgaaTCCGGATTATGATTATCTGTTTAAACTGCTTTTGATCGGCGACTCTGGCGTTGGAAAATCATGTTTGCTAATTCGCTTCGCAGACGACACATTCACAGATAGCTTCATAAGTACCATTGGAGTGGACTTCAAAATAAGGACGATAAACGTCGGTGGCAAAGTTGTCAAGCTGCAAATTTGGGACACGGCGGGGCAAGAACGTTTTCGCGCGCTTACCACAGCGTATTATCGTAGCGCACACGGAATCATAATGGTTTACGATGTCAATGAAAAGGAAACGTATTTACACATTGATCAATGGCTGGAAGAAGTCGACCGTTACGCCTGCGATGGAGTGAATAAACTTCTCGTAGGTAATAAATGCGATTTGCTAGGAAAGAGACAGGTAGAATACAGTGTTGCAAAAGCTTTTGCTGAAAGACTGCATATCTCTTTTATTGAAACTAGTGCTAAAGACCGTACAAACGTAGACAGCGTGTTTTACACAATGGGGGAAGAATTGAGAGAAAAACTTGGTTCGCCTCTAGCACCACCTGATGGGCAAGAAGaaactttaaatttaaagGACAGTTCGCCCGTCAAATTAAGTTACTGGCCGAAATGTTGCAGTCTTTCCTGA